The DNA window ATCATCTGAATGGAGGTGGGGTTATTTATAACCGCAGGACAGGAAGTCACACAgactcaattagcctagctaggcTGCTAGTTAATCATCTGAATGGAGGTGGGGTTATCTATAACTGCAGGACAGGAAGTCACACAgactcaattagcctagctaggcTGCTCGTTAATCATCTGAATGGAGGTGGGGTTATTTATAACTGCAGGACAGGAAGTCACACAgactcaattagcctagctagctaactacagggTAGTTGTACAGACAGTGAGTGGATACAGCCCTGTATAAAACACACAGACCACTTCTACACTCACCTTTGGAGAGACCTCTCTGCTGTTTCATACCCTGTTGGGTTTTCTGTTTGACTTTCGGCTTTTTCTGCTCCGTGTCCCCCAGCAGGTGTTTCCGTAGATCTCTGTTACCATGATCATGTGACTTGGGTGGCTGCTGTCGTTTGGCCTTGCtcccatcttcctcctcctccctctctccagggtTCTCTCCGTGGCTGGAGGAGAGGCGCcggtcttcctctccctcctcctcctcctcctccctctctccagggtTAGAGGAGTAGTGGAGTTGGCTGTAGAGTCTGAACTCTAGTTCGCTGCCGTCaacctctgacccctctgacTCCTCCCCGTACAGCTCATCCTCTAGCTCCGCCCTGTCCACGTAGCCCCCGAACATCACCACAGATGTCACAACACCCTGcggagggggggagagacagagacagagagagagagagacagagagacagagagagagagagacagagagagagacagagagagagacagagagagagacagagagagacagagagagagacagagagagagacagagagagagacagagagagagacagagagagacagagagagagacagagagagagacagagagagagacagagagagagacagagagagagacagagagagacagagagagagacagagagagagacagagagagagagagagagacagagagagagacagagagacagagacagagagagagagagagacagagagagagacagagagagagagagacagagacagagagagagacagagagacagagagacagacagagacagagagacagagagataaaaggacaggaagagaggagagagagacagagggagagagagagagagagagagagagagagagagagagagagagagagagagagacataatgacatttgaaatgtctttattattttggaacttgtgtAAATGTCATTTTTActgttaattatttgttattgtttatctatttcacttgctttggaaatgttatcatatgtttcccatgtcaataaagccccttacATTGAAGACAGAGGAGAAAATCtggcattatcatcattatcatcaaagGTAATGTGAACTCCACCCTACTCATTATCATCTAAACTAATGTGAACTCCACCCTACTCATTATCATCTAAACTAATGTGAACTCCACCCTACTCATTATCATCAAAACTAATGTGAACTCCACCCTACTCATTATCATCAAAACTAATGTGAACTCCACCCTACTCATTATCATCTAAACTAATGTGAACTCCACCCTActcattatcatcattatcatcaaaaCTAATGTGAACTCCACCAACCTCCTGTCACCCAATTGTTCTCACTGTCAGGTCTGACTGCacacctatgtgtgtgtgtgtgtgtgtgtgtgtgtgtgtgtgtgtgtgtgtgtgtgtgtgtgtgtgtgtgtgtgtgtgtgtgtgtgtgtgtgtgtgtgtgtgtgtgtgtgtgtgtgtgtgtgtgtgtgtgtgtgagagagaggggttgtgagGTCCATTGCCCTGGCCAGTGCTGCGTATCTGTGCCATGATGGCCAGAGATGATTGGCTCCTAGAGCGCCATTGCCCTGGAAACGCCACGCTGACCGCTCACAGACAGCCACCCAGGGAATAaggatagaggacagagagtgtgtgtgtgtggatagaagAGACCTAGGACGGGAAATGAtgaggtgtgtgtggagagaagaGACCTAGGACGGGGGAaatgatgaggtgtgtgtgtggagagacctAGGACGGGGAAATGAtgaggtgtgtgtggagagaagaGACCTAGGACGGGGAAATGAtgaggtgtgtgtggagagaagaGACCTAGGACGGGGAaatgatgaggtgtgtgtgtggagagaagaCACCTAGGACGGGGAAATGAtgaggtgtgtgtggagagaagaGACCTAGGACGGGGAaatgatgaggtgtgtgtgtggagagaagaCACCTAGGACAGAGAaatgatgaggtgtgtgtgtggagggaagaGACCTAGGACGGGGAAATGAtgaggtgtgtgtggagagaagaGACCTAGGACGGGGAAATGAtgaggtgtgtgtggagggaaGAGACCTAGGACAGAGAAATTAtgaggtgtgtgtggagagaagaGACCTAGGACGGGGAAATGATGAGGTGTGTGGAGAGAAGACACCTAGGACGGCGAAATGAtgaggtgtgtgtggagagaagaGACCTAGGACGGGGAAATGATGAGGTGTGTGGAGAGAAGAGACCTAGGACGGGGAaatgatgaggtgtgtgtgtatagaagAGACCTAGGACGAAGAAATGAtgaggtgtgtgtggagagaagaGACCTAGGACGGGGAAATGAtgaggtgtgtgtggagagaagaGACCTAGGACGGGGAaatgatgaggtgtgtgtgtggagagaagaGACCTAGGACGGGGAAATGATGAGGTGTGTGAGGAGGGAAGAGACCTAGGACGGGGAAATGAtgaggtgtgtgtggagagaagaCACCTAGGACGGGGAAATGAtgaggtgtgtgtggagagaagaGACCTAGGACAGCGAAATTAtgaggtgtgtgtggagagaagaGACCTAGGACGGGGAAATGAtgaggtgtgtgtggagagaagaGACCTAGGACGGGGAaatgatgaggtgtgtgtgtggagagaagaGACCTAGGACGGGGAAATGAtgaggtgtgtgtggagggaaGAGACCTAGGACAGAGAaatggtgaggtgtgtgtgtggagagaagagacctaagacagagaaATGGTGAGGTGTGTTTGTGGAGAGAAGAGACCAAGGACGGGGAaatgatgaggtgtgtgtgtatagaagAGACCTAGGACGGGGAaatgatgaggtgtgtgtgtgtgtatagaagaGACCTAGGACAGAGAAattatgaggtgtgtgtgtggagggaagaGACCTAGGACGGGGAaatgatgaggtgtgtgtgtgtatagaagaGACCTAGGATGGGGAaatgatgaggtgtgtgtgtggagagaagaGACCTAGGACGGGGAAattatgaggtgtgtgtgtcgtCTGAGAAAACGAAAAGGCATCTCAGAACAGTCTGGATCAATGCATTGATCCAGATCAATCAATGCAATTTCCTCCGAGTTCTGACCGACGAAAGCTCAGCCACTGAAGATTGTGCACTGATCCCGGAGGGTGTCGGAGATTCCTTTCACATTTCAGTGTTCATCTTTATCTCCCGAGCAACGATCGGGGGTGTGTGACAAATCATCTAAAAGGTCTGGAGGGTTTCTACAAGCAGGGTGATTCATGACCCATTAGGTCCTGATACTGTAGGGGACTGGATAGGTGAAAACCCCCTGAACTACCTGAAAACAGGTGACATTAACATCACCCACCAGTGACCAGATCTGTGAATCTctggagaggggagaagaaggCAAGATGACTCAGGTGTCCCTCTTTAAGCGCTTTACCTGGTGACGGCTCCGCTAACACAATGACAAACGGCCCAACAGAGTTCAGAACAGAGATGAGAAGAGTCGGTGTTAAAATACACATGAagtctctgctgttgaaaacatGATCATATATGTGATTTTTGACGACTGCAGTCCGTGTATAACTGGTTACAAAACGGAACACAATGAGCTTGCCAGTAACTTTCCAATAAAGGCACATTGGTTAACGtgggatacagacacacacacacacaacattaaaACGTGTAGCCTGAACCCAGATCGGTGGGTGCGTTACTACTCCATTGTCGTAGTCAAGTTAAACAAACTGTTTGGCGTGACAATTCCAAGGAGTTGGCGAGAGTCCTGAAGCAGTCTGGCCCACAGTTTGCTAAACGTGTATGTACTGTAAACATGACCAGCTAAAACAAACAGCCAGGTTTGATAAACATAACAAGACATGCTCacatactagctagctaactggctaacacaCCTCTGCTAACATCCACTAACACTAAAAGTGGGGCATGTGAAAGAAGACGTTATGAAACGTGATGTTCAACTAGCCTGTAATTTCAGTTACGACATGCGGACTTACTTATCAAATTAGTTTGATGATATCGAAAGTGTTctgttaactaaccagtaggctaATATGTTAGCATCGGTTTATGTGCACCCCACGTGTTTATGAAAGGCCGGCGGCATGTAAACAAATCACTCTGTTCCACACTCGCGACGGATTCACAAACAACCGGCACCTCTCCGGTTATCTTTAGTACGGCAAAATACATGCACATATCTCGTTGGTTCCAACGGATAAAATCAACTCACCGGTTTATAACTTGCAGGACTCACAAGAGTACTTCACTCGTTTGCTCGCATGCTAGCCACTTCCGGGGTTGTGGAGAGAGAAAATCTGTTTGGGCCAACCGTGACCTTTCCCAGGGAGCCGACTGTGCGTGTCTGAGTTCAGACAGTGTCAAGACAATTTTGATGAAAGGTAGCCTAGTAAACTTTGATGTCGGCCTAAAACAAATATGTGGAATAGTCTTCATGTTTGATATAACGTCACCGTTTATCAATTTATTAAGATTATCATAGTCTATTCATATCACATTAAACCCCTATAAATATGAGTTTTCTTTTTTTaagggttcttctaagatcctcaaCATTCCTTGAAGCTCCcgtgtggtgcagtggtctaacgcactgcatctcagtgctagcgaTGTCACTACGGACCCTGGTTCGATTTCTAGGCTGCATCACAACCcacagtgattgggagtctcatagggcggcgacacaattggcccagcgtcattccGGGGTTTGGCCaaggtaggcagtcattgtaaataagaatttgttcttaactgacttgcctagttaaagaaaggttaaatgttattattatataaatgtacatttaaaaaaataactgcagttttttttaaatcaaggatctctctgtactttgctccgttcatctttcccctcaatcctgactagtctcccagttcctgcctgctgaaaaacatccccacagcatgatgctgccaccaccatgcttcaccgtagggatgatgcaatgtttcctccagacgtaaggcctgattgttggagtgaagttgtagaaacatctcaaggatgatcaatggaaacaggatgcacctgagctcaatttcgagtctcatagcaaagggtttgaatacttatgtaaataaggtttgatcttttttatacatttgctaaaaattttagaaacctgttttcgctttgtcgttatggggtattctgtgtagattgatgaggaaaatgtttaattttaatccattttaggataaggctgaaaacgtaacaaaatgtggaaaaagtcaaggggtctgaatactttccgaatacactgtatgtgtctgtctgtgtctataggTATACTGACCAGCAGACACACAAAGGTATGTACAATTGGTATTGGTTTGTCTCATAATGTTATACAGTGTCATCCACAGTTGATTGTAATGAACGGTTTCTCTAGAACGTTCCGGGACTCAGTCACAGCAgccatcttcctcctccctgtTTAATGAAAAATCCCAGAGGCCTTTTCATCACGGACAAGGTATGTGTGTGAAAACCGGGTGTCCAAAAAGTGAACCGTTTTTAATttacataatttttaccacaaaaaaaaagtgcatattttgttaattatttgtaTAATTATATATGTTTTTTGTATTCACAGACCTTCCCCCTCCTTACACCTCTGATGAAATAACAGGAAACCTATTTGGTCACCATGCGATGACACatcattctggctatggataACCTATAGATGACACatcattctggctatggataACCTATAGATGACACatcattctggctatggataACCTATAGATGACACatcattctggctatggataACCTATAGATGACACatcattctggctatggataACCTATAGATGACACatcattctggctatggataACCTATAGATGACACatcattctggctatggataACCTATAGATGACACatcattctggctatggataACCTATAGATGACACatcattctggctatggataACCTATAGATGACACatcattctggctatggataACCTATAGATGACACatcattctggctatggataACCTATAGATGACACatcattctggctatggataACCTATAGATGACACatcattctggctatggataACCTATAGATGACACatcattctggctatggataACCTATAGATGACACatcattctggctatggataACCTATAGATGACACatcattctggctatggataACCTATAGATGACACatcattctggctatggataACCTATAGATGACACatcattctggctatggataACCTATAGATAACACatcattctggctatggataACCTATAGATGACACatcattctggctatggataACCTATAGATGACACatcattctggctatggataACCTATAGATGACACatcattctggctatggataACCTATAGATGACACatcattctggctatggataACCAATAGATGACACatcattctggctatggataACCTATAGATGACACatcattctggctatggataACCTATAGATGACACatcattctggctatggataACCTATAGATGACACatcattctggctatggataACCTATAGATGACACatcattctggctatggataACCTATTGATGACACatcattctggctatggataACCTATAGATGACACatcattctggctatggataACCTATAGATGAcacatcaacacatcaacacgCCAGACCTATTGGACTTGGGGCTGGGAGTTTACCTCGTTTTTTACGATTTTTCGGAATTTTGCTTTGCCGCttaaaatcataataaacacaGACAACTAAAATATtgctgttattgttgttgttgttgttgttgttgttattattattgttgttgttggtgttgttgttgttgttattgttgttattgttgttgttattattgttggtgttgttggtgttgttgttattattattattgttgttgttgttgttattattattgttggtgttgttgttgttggtgttgttgttgttattattattgttgttgttattattgttgttgttgttattattgttgttgttgttgttattattattgttggtgttattattgttgttgttattattattgttgttgttattattgttgttgttgttgttactatTGTtgctattgttgttattgtttttgttgttatGCTGATTATTATTTATAATAATGGGGGGGACAAATATTTACcccaaaagttttttttttgaGGAACCAATAATGGGGGAGGGGGGTTCTTTGAAGAAGGGTTTCCCCCACAGTTTGAATTTGTTGATCTGCCCCTGTACGGAGAGATTGCGCCCGGTATCCAAACATGCCAGGGCTTGAAAGATGTAGTCCCCTGTGTTTGGAGATAGCTACTTTGTTTTAAATATCAACAGTACTGCTACAGAAGCATACGATGTGATTAACACTTGATTTAAACCTACATCATCGTTAATATTTGGTCCGGTTGGCTGATGCGTGCAGCAGAGGCAGAAAGACAAAGAGGTAAATCACAATCAGTAAAATAAAATGGAGATAGCTAACTTAACAGATTTACATCCAGTCGtcaacatcaacgaccagctgatagtctaccctatgtagctagctaactaacagatttacatcatccagtcatcaacgaccagctgatagtctaccctctgtagctagctaactaacagattaacatcatccagtcatcaacgaccagctgatagtctaccctctgtagctagctaactaacagattaacatcatccagtcatcaacgaccagctgatagtctaccctctgtagctagctaactaacagattaacaccatccagtcatcaacatcaacgaccagctgatagtctaccctctgtagctagctaactaacagatttacatcatccagtcatcaacatcaacgaccagctgatagtctaccctctgtagctagctaacttacagatttacatcatccagtcatcaacgaccagctgatagtctaccctctgtagctagctaactaacagatttacatcatccagtcatcaacatcaacgaccagctgatagtctaccctctgtagctagctaactaacagatttacatcatccagtcatcaacatcaatgaccagctgatagtctaccctctgtagctagctaactaacagatatacatcatccagtcatcaacgaccagctgatagtctaccctctgtagctagctaactaacagattaacatcatccagtcattaacatcaacgaccagctgatagtctaccgtctgtagctagctaactaacagatttacatcatccagtcatcaacgaccagctgatagtctaccctctgtagctagctaactaacagattaacatcatccagtcatcaacgaccagctgatagtctaccctctgtagctagctaactaacagatttacatcatccagtcatcaacatcaacgaccagctgatagtctaccctctgtagctagctaactaacagatatacatcatccagtcatcaacatcaacgaccagctgatagtctaccctctgtagctagctaactaacagattaacatcatccagtcatcaacgaccagctgatagtctaccctctgtagctagctaactaacagattaacatccagtcatcaacatcaacgaccagctgatagtctaccctctgtagctagctaactaacagatttacatcatccagtcatcaacgaccagctgatagtctaccctctgtagctagctaactaacagattaacatcatccagtcatcaacatcaacgaccagctgatagcctaccctctgtagctagctaactaacagatttacatcatccagtcatcaacgaccagctgatagtctaccctctgtagctagctaactaacagattaacatcatccagtcatcaacatcaacgaccagctgatagtctaccctctgtagctagctaactaacagatttacatcatccagtcatcaacgaccagctggtagtctaccctctgtagctagctaactaacagattaacatcatccagtcatcaacgaccagctgatagtctaccctctgtagctagctaactaacagattaacatcatccagtcatcaacatcaacgaccagctgatagtctaccctctgtagctagctaactaacagatttacatcctccagtcatcaacgaccagctgatagtctaccctctgtagctagctaactaacagatttacatcatccagtcatcaacatcaacgaccagctggtagtctaccctctgtagctagctaactaacagatttacatcatccaggcgtgaacatcaacgaccagctgatagtctaccctctgtagctagctaactaacagattaacatcatccagtcatcaacgaccagctgatagtctaccctctgtagctagctaactaacagattaacatcatccagtcatcaacatcaacgaccagctgatagtctaccctctgtagctagctaactaacagattaacatcatccagtcatcaacgaccagctgatagtctaccctctgtagctagctaactaacagattaacatcatccaggcatcaacgaccagctgatagtctaccctctgtagctagctaactaacagattaacctcatccagtcatcaacgaccagctgatagtctaccctctgtagctagctaactaacagattaacatcatccagtcatcaac is part of the Salvelinus fontinalis isolate EN_2023a unplaced genomic scaffold, ASM2944872v1 scaffold_0722, whole genome shotgun sequence genome and encodes:
- the LOC129847142 gene encoding zinc finger CCHC domain-containing protein 7-like translates to MFGGYVDRAELEDELYGEESEGSEVDGSELEFRLYSQLHYSSNPGEREEEEEEGEEDRRLSSSHGENPGEREEEEDGSKAKRQQPPKSHDHGNRDLRKHLLGDTEQKKPKVKQKTQQGMKQQRGLSKGDPRRQRLFQEVIVIDSGQDDVITVSDNTEEDDGVCAVKGQRSKTGPPQASTTAPQRNPAPKRRCSVVDSDSVVVLDSVVLDSGADSDSLESWMILGSGKQDGDQDIILNLEGEGDI